From a region of the Pseudomonadaceae bacterium SI-3 genome:
- a CDS encoding ABC transporter, producing the protein MPEPQTARLQLTGITKAYPGCLANDRIDLSIQAGEIHALLGENGAGKSTLMKIIYGVTQPDAGRICWEGQPVIMRDPAQARDRGIGMVFQHFSLFETLSVAENIALALGTGAGTPRQLEPKIREVSQRYGMPLEPQRLVHSLSIGERQRVEIVRCLMQDIKLLILDEPTSVLTPQEADDLFVVLRRLAAEGCSILFISHKLNEVRALCESATVLRGGRVSGDCVPAQCTDMDLARLMVGDAEGLEAEYSKARGGTPFLRVESLSWHNADPFGVSLRDLMLDVCAGEIVGIAGVAGNGQDELLALLSGEQRLSRQQGQHIRFLDAPVAHLRPDARRRHGMTFVPAERLGHGAVPELSLADNALLTGFQQDGMVRGGLIRHSRVEAFARRIIETFAVKTPSSHTPARSLSGGNLQKFILGREILQQPKLLIAAHPTWGVDVGAAAAIHRALIELRDAGAAILVISEDLEELFQISDRIAALSHGRLSALRATRETSPTDVGRWMAGQFDQPTPTAA; encoded by the coding sequence ATGCCCGAACCACAGACCGCACGCCTGCAACTGACCGGTATCACCAAAGCGTACCCAGGTTGCCTGGCCAACGACCGCATCGATCTTTCGATCCAGGCCGGCGAGATCCACGCCCTGCTCGGCGAGAACGGCGCAGGCAAAAGCACGCTGATGAAGATCATCTACGGCGTGACGCAACCCGACGCCGGCAGGATCTGCTGGGAAGGCCAGCCGGTGATCATGCGCGACCCGGCGCAGGCGCGCGACCGGGGGATCGGCATGGTGTTCCAGCACTTTTCGCTGTTCGAAACCCTGAGCGTGGCCGAGAACATTGCCCTGGCGCTGGGCACCGGCGCGGGGACACCAAGACAGCTGGAGCCGAAGATCCGCGAGGTGTCGCAGCGCTACGGCATGCCGCTGGAGCCGCAGCGGCTGGTGCACAGCCTGTCGATCGGCGAACGCCAACGGGTGGAGATCGTTCGTTGCCTGATGCAGGACATCAAACTGTTGATTCTCGATGAGCCGACGTCAGTCCTCACGCCGCAAGAGGCCGACGATCTGTTCGTCGTGCTGCGCCGGCTTGCTGCCGAAGGCTGCAGCATCCTGTTCATCAGCCACAAGCTCAACGAGGTGCGCGCGCTCTGTGAGAGCGCGACGGTGCTGCGTGGCGGCCGTGTCTCCGGCGATTGCGTACCGGCGCAGTGCACCGATATGGATCTGGCGCGGCTGATGGTCGGTGATGCCGAGGGGCTTGAAGCCGAATACTCGAAAGCCCGCGGTGGCACGCCGTTCCTGCGCGTCGAATCGCTGTCCTGGCACAACGCCGATCCGTTCGGGGTCTCGCTGCGGGACTTGATGTTGGACGTCTGTGCCGGGGAGATCGTGGGCATCGCCGGTGTCGCCGGTAACGGTCAGGACGAGCTGCTGGCCCTGCTGAGCGGCGAGCAACGGCTAAGCCGACAGCAGGGTCAGCACATCCGTTTTCTCGACGCTCCGGTGGCGCATTTGCGCCCCGATGCGCGACGCCGTCATGGCATGACCTTCGTTCCAGCCGAGCGGCTCGGCCATGGTGCGGTGCCTGAACTGAGCCTGGCCGACAACGCATTGCTCACCGGTTTCCAGCAGGACGGAATGGTGCGAGGTGGCTTGATCCGGCACAGCCGCGTCGAGGCGTTCGCGCGACGCATCATCGAGACATTCGCAGTGAAGACGCCAAGCAGCCACACCCCGGCACGCAGCCTGTCCGGCGGCAATCTGCAGAAATTCATTCTCGGCCGCGAAATTCTCCAGCAACCGAAGCTGCTGATCGCCGCGCATCCGACTTGGGGCGTCGATGTCGGAGCCGCGGCCGCGATCCACCGCGCACTGATCGAGCTGCGCGACGCCGGCGCCGCCATCCTGGTGATATCCGAAGACCTTGAAGAGCTGTTCCAGATCAGTGATCGCATCGCCGCCCTGAGCCACGGCCGGTTGTCGGCCTTGCGTGCCACACGCGAGACCAGCCCCACGGACGTGGGTCGCTGGATGGCCGGTCAGTTCGATCAACCCACGCCCACCGCTGCCTGA
- a CDS encoding carboxymuconolactone decarboxylase family protein has product MNLLTGNALSAVCLGLLGSLTFASLDAVGNERHTRGVEVMDHLSGGAGQPVLEALREDYPFLADGITRYALGDVWGRSGLDDRTRQLAVVAAFAAQGNLPYMKVYAGYALRLGVTRDELKEVVYLTTVTAGFPRAIDAAQALREVPDPVAP; this is encoded by the coding sequence ATGAATCTACTCACTGGTAACGCATTGAGCGCGGTCTGCCTGGGGTTGCTCGGCTCGCTGACATTTGCCTCGCTGGATGCGGTCGGCAACGAGCGCCACACCCGCGGCGTCGAGGTCATGGATCATCTGTCTGGCGGTGCTGGTCAGCCCGTACTCGAAGCGCTGCGGGAGGACTATCCGTTTCTAGCGGACGGCATCACCCGTTATGCGCTGGGCGATGTCTGGGGGCGCAGCGGCCTGGATGATCGAACCCGCCAGCTGGCCGTAGTCGCCGCTTTCGCCGCGCAGGGCAACCTGCCCTACATGAAGGTGTACGCCGGTTACGCGCTGCGTCTTGGCGTTACACGGGATGAACTGAAAGAAGTGGTGTACCTGACCACCGTCACCGCGGGTTTTCCTCGAGCCATCGATGCGGCGCAGGCGTTGCGCGAGGTGCCCGACCCAGTCGCGCCGTAG
- a CDS encoding oxidoreductase encodes MSNSNGKIVLITGASSGIGEATARLLAAEGATVVLGARRVERLEKLVASITETGGIAACRALDVTRREDTQAFVDFAEQRFGRVDVIINNAGVMPLSRLDALKVDEWDRMIDVNIRGVLHGIAAGLPLMQRQRSGQFINIASIGAYAVSPTAAVYCATKYAVRAISEGLRQEVGGDIRVTLVSPGVTESELAESISDEGARAAMDDFRRIAIPAEAIARAIAYAVEQPADVDVSELVVRPTASPY; translated from the coding sequence ATGTCAAACAGCAACGGAAAAATCGTACTCATCACCGGCGCCAGCAGTGGTATCGGCGAAGCGACGGCGCGGCTGCTGGCCGCCGAAGGCGCCACGGTCGTACTGGGCGCACGACGCGTCGAACGACTAGAGAAACTTGTCGCCAGCATCACCGAAACAGGCGGTATCGCGGCCTGTCGTGCATTGGATGTGACCCGCCGCGAGGATACCCAGGCCTTCGTCGATTTCGCCGAGCAGCGCTTTGGTCGGGTCGATGTGATCATCAACAACGCCGGGGTAATGCCCTTGTCGCGCCTCGATGCCCTGAAGGTCGACGAATGGGACCGGATGATCGACGTGAACATCCGTGGCGTGCTGCATGGCATCGCGGCCGGCCTTCCGCTGATGCAGCGCCAGCGTTCAGGTCAGTTCATCAACATCGCCTCCATCGGTGCTTACGCGGTCAGCCCTACCGCCGCCGTCTACTGCGCCACCAAGTACGCGGTACGCGCCATTTCCGAAGGGCTGCGTCAGGAGGTCGGCGGGGATATTCGCGTCACGCTGGTGTCACCCGGCGTCACCGAATCGGAACTGGCCGAAAGCATCTCCGATGAGGGCGCGCGGGCAGCCATGGATGACTTCCGCCGGATTGCCATTCCCGCCGAGGCCATCGCTCGGGCCATCGCCTACGCCGTCGAGCAACCGGCTGATGTCGATGTCAGCGAACTGGTGGTTCGTCCGACCGCCAGCCCCTACTGA
- a CDS encoding nucleoside deaminase has translation MPLDDAALLRKSFDVARRALAEGTHPFGAILVGPDGETLLEQGNAYMPDHDMTGHAERVLMTRASTRYTPEFLSRCTMYTSAEPCAMCAGAAYWVGLGRVVYGLSERSLKAITGNHPENPTLDLPCRVVFEAGQRKVEVIGPLLEEEAAALHDGIW, from the coding sequence ATGCCCTTAGACGACGCTGCCCTGCTACGCAAAAGTTTCGATGTCGCCCGTCGCGCCCTGGCCGAGGGCACGCACCCCTTCGGCGCCATCTTGGTGGGCCCCGACGGTGAAACTCTGCTCGAACAAGGCAACGCCTACATGCCCGATCACGACATGACCGGCCACGCCGAACGCGTGCTGATGACGCGCGCCTCGACCCGCTACACACCGGAATTTCTCTCCCGCTGCACCATGTACACCTCCGCCGAGCCCTGCGCTATGTGCGCCGGCGCCGCGTACTGGGTGGGCCTTGGGCGGGTGGTGTACGGCCTCTCCGAACGCAGCCTGAAAGCCATTACCGGTAACCATCCGGAAAACCCGACGCTGGATCTGCCCTGCCGCGTGGTCTTCGAAGCCGGCCAACGCAAGGTCGAAGTGATCGGTCCTCTGCTTGAAGAGGAAGCGGCTGCATTGCACGACGGTATCTGGTGA
- a CDS encoding ABC transporter permease, which produces MAFNRAMGERFAPGLALLGLLLLWEAACWAFSLPAFVLPSPSAILTATWKLDPTIWAEHIFATLRVTLLGYGLSILIGIPLAIALASSRLLSRTLYPLLVIVQSTPIVAVAPIIVVVMGAGDLPRVFITFLIAFFPIVVSTVTGLLATPPELIELSRSLGASRAREFRNIRLPYAIPHLFSALRISITLAVIGAVVAEFVAADKGLGYFINFSTSMFQVPQAFAALMMLVIISLGLFQLVGLVQRLLFTWSVPKNEG; this is translated from the coding sequence ATGGCCTTTAATCGAGCAATGGGCGAACGCTTCGCCCCAGGGCTGGCGCTGCTCGGCCTGTTACTACTCTGGGAAGCGGCCTGCTGGGCGTTCAGCCTGCCCGCTTTCGTGCTGCCCTCCCCCAGCGCCATCCTCACCGCTACCTGGAAACTTGACCCAACGATCTGGGCCGAGCACATTTTCGCGACCCTGCGCGTCACCCTGCTCGGCTATGGCCTGTCGATTCTGATCGGCATTCCGCTGGCCATCGCCCTCGCCTCGTCCAGGCTGTTGTCTCGCACCCTCTACCCGCTGCTGGTGATCGTCCAGTCCACGCCGATTGTCGCCGTCGCGCCGATCATTGTCGTGGTGATGGGCGCTGGTGACTTGCCACGGGTGTTCATCACCTTTCTGATCGCCTTTTTCCCGATCGTGGTGTCGACAGTGACCGGCCTGCTGGCGACGCCGCCGGAGCTGATCGAACTGTCGCGCTCGCTGGGCGCATCCCGGGCACGCGAGTTCCGCAACATCCGCCTGCCCTATGCGATCCCTCACCTGTTCTCGGCACTGCGCATCTCCATCACCTTGGCCGTGATCGGTGCAGTGGTCGCCGAGTTCGTCGCGGCGGACAAAGGGTTGGGTTACTTCATCAACTTCTCGACGTCGATGTTTCAGGTTCCGCAGGCGTTCGCCGCTCTGATGATGCTGGTGATCATCAGCCTGGGCCTGTTTCAACTGGTCGGCCTGGTGCAGCGCCTGCTGTTCACCTGGAGCGTGCCGAAGAACGAAGGCTAA
- a CDS encoding ABC transporter, whose translation MNQTETRSAARPSITFEQVRQVFTASDGSEVVALDDTSFAIDRHEFIAVIGPSGCGKSTLLRILAGLIRPTSGQVSIYGKKLDGPRDEVGIVFQKPTLLPWLTIRDNLTFPMKHKYGRVTAQERERGEELLELVGLKEFGGKRPDELSGGMQQRAGIARALLHDPEILLMDEPFSALDALTRDELSLELLNIWTQRPKTVLFITHSIPEALLLADRILVMSARPGRITEIIDVELPRPRSLDTLTEPRFNELANHIRRKVFSRHGL comes from the coding sequence ATGAATCAGACCGAAACCCGCTCGGCTGCCCGGCCGAGCATCACCTTCGAGCAGGTTCGGCAGGTGTTCACCGCCTCGGACGGCAGCGAAGTAGTCGCCCTCGACGACACCAGCTTCGCCATCGATCGCCACGAGTTCATCGCGGTGATCGGCCCTTCGGGCTGCGGCAAGTCGACGTTGCTGCGAATCCTCGCTGGCCTCATTCGTCCCACTAGCGGCCAGGTGAGCATTTACGGCAAGAAACTCGATGGCCCGCGGGACGAAGTCGGCATCGTGTTCCAGAAGCCCACCCTGCTGCCCTGGTTGACGATCCGCGACAACCTGACCTTTCCGATGAAGCACAAATACGGCAGGGTCACCGCGCAAGAGCGTGAGCGCGGCGAAGAATTGCTCGAGCTGGTCGGCCTAAAGGAATTCGGAGGGAAGCGCCCGGACGAGCTGTCCGGCGGAATGCAGCAGCGCGCCGGAATCGCCCGCGCGCTGCTACACGACCCCGAAATCCTGCTGATGGACGAGCCTTTCTCGGCGCTTGATGCTCTGACGCGCGACGAGCTCAGTCTGGAACTGCTGAACATATGGACCCAGCGTCCGAAGACGGTCTTGTTCATCACCCATTCGATCCCCGAAGCGCTGCTGCTGGCTGACCGCATTCTGGTGATGTCGGCGCGCCCAGGGCGGATAACCGAGATCATAGATGTCGAACTGCCACGGCCACGGTCCCTTGACACCCTTACCGAGCCCCGCTTCAACGAGCTCGCCAACCATATCCGTCGCAAGGTGTTCAGCCGCCATGGCCTTTAA
- a CDS encoding sulfonate/nitrate transporter, whose translation MFKKTLIASSLLALFSQAALAADNVRWLNDWLPAGDKAVIYLGVDKGLFAEQDIEVEIASARGGSDVVTKLATASADFGSAGLASVLQARAQGPVPVVAVAPIYNKQPDAFFTAEGSGIEQFKDIAGKTVATPTFSASNVVFPLVLEANGIPRDGVKLLKLDPGALAPMLATGKVDATINWVTVAPGFARSMQEAGKQLKVIPWSDYGFDGYGLSLIASERFLKDKPEVAKKFIKAYRQAQEMAIADPAAAAAALKKMVPEIDEQQAVEQFEASVPLMQNEISEAEGTAKFDAKRLETTWQWVARAQNLPSDSLDPAQVIANGFVE comes from the coding sequence ATGTTCAAGAAAACCCTGATCGCCAGTTCACTGCTGGCCCTGTTCTCCCAAGCGGCGCTGGCGGCCGATAACGTGCGCTGGTTGAACGACTGGCTACCTGCTGGCGACAAGGCGGTGATCTATCTTGGTGTCGACAAGGGCCTGTTCGCCGAGCAAGACATTGAAGTGGAAATCGCCAGTGCACGCGGCGGCAGCGACGTGGTCACCAAGCTGGCAACCGCCAGCGCTGACTTTGGCAGCGCTGGGCTGGCCTCGGTGCTTCAGGCACGGGCGCAGGGGCCGGTGCCGGTGGTCGCCGTGGCACCGATCTACAACAAACAACCAGACGCCTTCTTCACCGCCGAAGGCTCGGGCATCGAACAGTTCAAGGACATCGCCGGCAAGACTGTCGCCACCCCAACCTTTTCTGCTTCGAATGTGGTGTTTCCGCTGGTCCTGGAAGCCAACGGCATCCCTCGCGATGGGGTAAAGCTGCTCAAGCTGGACCCCGGCGCGCTAGCGCCCATGCTGGCCACCGGCAAGGTTGACGCGACCATCAACTGGGTCACCGTCGCGCCCGGTTTTGCCCGTTCGATGCAGGAAGCTGGGAAACAGCTCAAAGTCATCCCGTGGTCGGACTATGGCTTCGACGGCTATGGCCTGTCGTTGATCGCCTCCGAGCGCTTCCTGAAGGACAAACCCGAGGTCGCCAAGAAATTCATCAAGGCCTACCGCCAGGCCCAAGAAATGGCTATTGCGGACCCGGCTGCAGCCGCGGCTGCGCTCAAGAAAATGGTCCCGGAGATCGACGAGCAGCAGGCCGTGGAGCAGTTCGAGGCGTCAGTTCCGCTGATGCAGAACGAGATCAGTGAAGCCGAGGGCACTGCCAAGTTCGATGCCAAGCGCCTGGAGACCACTTGGCAATGGGTCGCCCGCGCACAGAACCTGCCGAGCGACAGCCTCGACCCGGCTCAGGTCATTGCCAACGGCTTCGTCGAGTAA
- a CDS encoding alkyl salicylate esterase — MPDRHVVLIHGAWAGSWVWDRLLDGLRAAGFRPHAVDLPGNGSDDTPAAAVSLDIYAAHVCALIDQLEGPVQLVAHSGGGMTATAVAEKRAERIAGVTYVAGMMLPSGLSFADACAELVSTAPEVSGVGPFLQRSADGLGTRVPAEIACALFFHDVQLPQALAAAQRLGSQPDGGRAVVARWTAERFGRLPRLYIECGTDRSVVPAVQRWMQELVPGAERVTLDCGHAPQLAAPELLLASLLPFFSRHPNPVF; from the coding sequence ATGCCTGACCGTCATGTCGTATTGATTCACGGCGCTTGGGCTGGCAGCTGGGTCTGGGACCGCTTGCTCGACGGGCTGCGGGCTGCCGGATTCAGGCCTCACGCCGTGGACCTGCCCGGAAACGGTAGCGATGACACGCCAGCAGCGGCGGTAAGCCTCGACATCTACGCCGCGCACGTATGTGCCCTGATCGATCAACTGGAAGGGCCCGTGCAGTTGGTGGCGCACTCCGGCGGGGGGATGACGGCGACAGCCGTGGCCGAAAAGCGCGCCGAACGCATCGCAGGCGTCACCTATGTAGCCGGCATGATGTTGCCCAGCGGCCTGTCCTTTGCCGATGCCTGCGCAGAGCTGGTCAGCACGGCGCCGGAAGTGTCCGGTGTGGGGCCGTTCCTGCAACGCAGCGCTGACGGACTCGGCACTCGCGTTCCCGCCGAGATTGCCTGTGCGCTGTTCTTCCATGACGTACAGCTGCCGCAAGCATTGGCCGCCGCGCAACGGCTGGGCTCACAACCGGACGGCGGGCGCGCAGTCGTGGCGCGCTGGACAGCCGAGCGCTTTGGTCGCCTGCCACGCCTGTACATCGAATGCGGTACGGACCGCTCGGTAGTCCCGGCCGTTCAGCGCTGGATGCAAGAGCTGGTGCCGGGCGCAGAGCGGGTCACCCTCGACTGTGGGCACGCACCGCAACTGGCCGCCCCGGAGTTATTGCTCGCCAGCTTGCTGCCGTTCTTTTCACGTCATCCCAACCCCGTTTTCTGA
- a CDS encoding isopenicillin N synthase family oxygenase has protein sequence MAYPLSSDPAQACYLPLIDLTGLVSSDSQQRNAVAGQIGQACREWGFFYIYKHGIDARLQAAVFEQTRQLFDLPDEAKRALDKAASPANRGYEALRGQCLEPGAPADMKEGFYLGRDLPADDPRVQAGRFNHGPNQWPVALHGFRPAMERYHAAMTDLSERLMAGLALSLELPENYFAGFCDQAMATLRLLHYPPQPEMAALGEKGCGAHTDFGGLTLLLQDDNPGLQVWSRSARAWMDAPPLPGTYVVNLGDMIARWTNDRYRSTLHRVVNLSGHERYSVPFFYGGNPDHQVSCIPTCLEAGEAPRYPGVTVEEHYREMYRRTYA, from the coding sequence ATGGCCTACCCACTCAGTTCAGACCCAGCCCAAGCGTGCTACCTGCCGCTGATCGACCTGACCGGATTGGTCAGCAGCGATTCACAGCAACGCAATGCCGTCGCCGGGCAGATCGGACAGGCCTGCCGTGAGTGGGGCTTCTTCTACATATACAAGCATGGCATCGATGCGAGGTTACAAGCGGCCGTGTTCGAGCAGACGCGGCAGTTATTCGACCTGCCTGACGAGGCCAAGCGAGCACTCGACAAGGCCGCGTCACCAGCCAACCGCGGCTATGAAGCGCTGCGAGGCCAGTGCCTGGAGCCCGGCGCGCCGGCTGACATGAAGGAAGGCTTCTACCTGGGCCGCGACCTGCCGGCAGACGACCCGCGCGTGCAAGCCGGGCGCTTCAATCACGGGCCGAACCAGTGGCCGGTGGCGTTGCATGGCTTCCGCCCCGCCATGGAGCGTTATCACGCCGCCATGACCGATCTCTCAGAGCGATTGATGGCAGGCCTGGCGCTATCGCTTGAGTTGCCGGAGAACTACTTCGCCGGCTTTTGTGATCAAGCCATGGCCACCCTGCGCCTGCTGCACTATCCACCGCAGCCCGAAATGGCAGCACTTGGCGAGAAGGGGTGCGGCGCGCACACCGACTTCGGCGGCCTGACGCTGTTGCTGCAGGACGATAATCCTGGCCTGCAGGTCTGGAGCCGTAGCGCGCGAGCCTGGATGGACGCCCCGCCGCTGCCCGGTACATACGTCGTCAACCTCGGCGACATGATCGCTCGCTGGACCAACGACCGTTACCGCTCGACCCTGCACCGCGTGGTGAATCTATCCGGGCACGAGCGCTACAGCGTGCCCTTTTTCTACGGCGGCAACCCTGACCATCAGGTGAGCTGCATCCCGACCTGCCTCGAAGCCGGCGAAGCGCCGCGCTACCCTGGCGTGACGGTGGAAGAACACTACCGCGAGATGTACAGGAGGACGTATGCCTGA
- a CDS encoding LysR family transcriptional regulator produces the protein MSRRLRIHSPAIHYFDMVRRCQSIREAARRLNVASSAVNRQILKLEAEIGSPLFERLPAGLRLTAAGEVFARHVLVVLQDAARASSELDALQGLRTGHVEIATVSGVTVDLLPSVLEGMTARYPHITVGVTSLGSQAIPEAVTSGQADIGIAFALRRTADLQQLGVGHFRLGAIVPANHPLAGRREVSFSTCAEHRLILAKSDLSIHHLLAPVLARTRSPQKAALETSSVELAAQMAKRGAGIAFQTRIGIEAELSTGTLVHLPLNDNGQVLSDLGVYVRSSRYLPVAVDAFVRALCEEITRREQYERAETECT, from the coding sequence ATGTCCCGTCGTCTGCGCATTCATTCCCCCGCGATTCATTACTTCGACATGGTGCGACGCTGTCAGTCGATCCGCGAAGCCGCGCGCCGGCTCAACGTGGCCTCCTCCGCCGTGAACCGGCAAATCCTCAAACTTGAGGCCGAAATAGGTTCACCGCTGTTCGAGCGCCTGCCGGCCGGGCTGCGTCTGACCGCTGCAGGTGAGGTATTCGCTCGCCACGTGCTCGTGGTCTTGCAGGACGCTGCGCGGGCCAGCTCCGAGCTGGACGCATTGCAGGGGCTGCGCACCGGCCATGTGGAGATTGCAACGGTCTCGGGCGTCACGGTCGACCTGCTGCCTTCGGTGCTCGAAGGCATGACAGCGCGCTATCCGCATATCACCGTCGGGGTGACCAGCTTGGGCTCGCAAGCCATTCCCGAGGCGGTTACCAGCGGTCAGGCTGATATCGGGATCGCCTTTGCGCTGCGGCGAACCGCTGATTTGCAGCAGCTGGGCGTCGGCCACTTTCGACTCGGTGCCATTGTGCCCGCCAATCATCCGTTGGCGGGACGCCGCGAGGTGAGTTTCTCAACCTGTGCCGAACACCGCCTGATCCTGGCGAAAAGCGACCTTTCGATTCATCACTTGCTCGCCCCGGTGTTGGCGCGCACCCGCTCGCCGCAGAAAGCGGCGCTGGAGACCAGCTCGGTGGAGCTTGCAGCGCAAATGGCCAAACGTGGCGCTGGCATCGCGTTCCAGACGCGCATCGGCATCGAAGCGGAACTGTCCACCGGCACTCTTGTGCACTTGCCACTCAACGACAATGGTCAGGTGCTCAGTGATCTCGGGGTGTACGTGCGCAGCTCACGCTACCTCCCGGTGGCGGTGGACGCGTTCGTTCGCGCGCTCTGCGAGGAAATCACCCGCCGCGAACAATACGAGCGCGCCGAGACCGAGTGCACCTGA
- a CDS encoding TetR family transcriptional regulator yields MTTFDALLPQTPTDGKRTGRIRQKNEELILSAAAEEFARHGYKGTSMNAIALRAGLPKANLHYYFTNKLGLYVEVMRHILELWDSAFDHLTVEDDPAIALADYIRTKMEFSRKQPQASKIFAMEVISGCECLSAHFNEDYREWFRGRAAVLQGWSDAGKMDPIDPMHLIFLIWSSTQHYADFSDQIRRITGQRRITKDDFERGTETLIRVILKGCGLTPPR; encoded by the coding sequence ATGACCACTTTCGACGCTTTGCTGCCGCAGACGCCCACCGACGGTAAACGCACCGGACGGATTCGTCAGAAGAACGAGGAGCTGATCCTTTCAGCCGCAGCCGAAGAATTCGCCCGCCACGGCTACAAGGGCACCAGCATGAATGCAATTGCGCTTCGCGCCGGGCTGCCGAAGGCCAACCTGCATTACTACTTCACCAACAAGCTCGGCCTCTACGTCGAAGTGATGCGCCATATCCTCGAGCTCTGGGATAGCGCGTTCGATCATCTGACCGTGGAAGACGACCCAGCCATTGCGCTGGCGGACTACATCCGCACCAAGATGGAGTTCTCTCGCAAGCAGCCACAGGCCTCGAAAATCTTTGCCATGGAAGTCATCAGCGGTTGCGAATGCCTGTCCGCACACTTCAACGAGGATTATCGCGAGTGGTTTCGCGGTCGCGCCGCCGTACTGCAGGGCTGGAGCGATGCCGGCAAGATGGACCCGATCGACCCCATGCATCTGATCTTCCTGATCTGGAGCAGCACTCAGCACTACGCTGATTTCTCCGACCAGATTCGGCGCATCACTGGCCAGCGCCGCATCACCAAGGACGATTTCGAACGTGGCACCGAGACGCTGATCAGAGTGATTCTCAAAGGCTGTGGCCTGACGCCGCCGCGCTGA
- a CDS encoding 30S ribosomal protein S12 methylthiotransferase RimO — protein sequence MSKTPTVGFVSLGCPKATVDSERILTQLRMEGYQIVPSYEDADVVVVNTCGFIDSAKAESLDAIGEAIAENGKVIVTGCMGVAEDNIRSVHPSVLAVTGPQQYEQVINAVHQVVPPNIDHDPFVDLVPPQGIKLTPRHYAYLKISEGCNHTCSFCIIPSMRGKLVSRPVGDVLSEAERLVKAGVKEILVISQDTSAYGVDVKYKTDFWNGQPVKTRMLELCQALSSMGVWVRLHYVYPYPNVDDVIPLMAAGKILPYLDIPFQHASPKVLKAMKRPAFEDKTLARIKKWREICPELTIRSTFIVGFPGETEEDFQYLLDWLTEAQLDRVGCFQYSPVEGAPAEAMDLEPVPDDVKQDRWDRFMAHQQAISAARLERKIGQELDVLIDEVDEDGAIGRSWADAPEIDGMVYIDSERPLQAGEKVRVRVTNADEYDLWAEVI from the coding sequence ATGAGCAAAACGCCAACAGTCGGGTTCGTCAGCCTGGGTTGCCCCAAGGCAACGGTCGACTCTGAACGCATCCTCACCCAGCTGCGCATGGAGGGTTACCAGATCGTGCCGTCCTACGAGGACGCCGACGTGGTGGTGGTCAACACCTGCGGCTTCATTGACAGCGCCAAGGCCGAGTCGCTGGATGCCATCGGTGAAGCCATCGCCGAGAACGGCAAGGTGATCGTCACCGGCTGCATGGGCGTTGCTGAAGACAATATCCGTAGCGTGCACCCCAGCGTGCTGGCGGTAACCGGCCCACAGCAGTACGAGCAGGTGATTAACGCCGTACACCAAGTGGTGCCGCCGAACATCGATCACGATCCCTTCGTCGATCTGGTGCCGCCGCAGGGCATCAAGCTGACCCCGCGTCACTATGCCTACCTGAAGATTTCTGAAGGCTGCAACCACACCTGCAGCTTCTGCATCATCCCCTCCATGCGCGGCAAGCTGGTCAGCCGTCCGGTGGGCGACGTGCTCAGCGAGGCCGAGCGCCTGGTCAAAGCCGGCGTGAAGGAGATCCTGGTGATCTCCCAGGACACCAGCGCCTATGGTGTTGACGTCAAGTACAAGACCGATTTCTGGAATGGCCAGCCGGTCAAGACGCGCATGCTCGAGCTGTGCCAGGCGCTGTCGAGCATGGGCGTGTGGGTGCGACTGCACTATGTGTATCCCTACCCGAACGTCGACGACGTGATCCCGCTGATGGCTGCGGGCAAGATCCTGCCGTACCTGGACATTCCCTTCCAGCACGCCAGCCCGAAGGTGCTCAAGGCCATGAAGCGCCCAGCCTTCGAAGACAAGACACTGGCACGCATCAAGAAGTGGCGTGAAATCTGCCCGGAGCTGACCATCCGCTCCACCTTCATCGTGGGCTTTCCCGGCGAGACCGAAGAGGACTTCCAGTACTTGCTCGACTGGCTGACCGAAGCCCAGCTCGACCGTGTTGGCTGCTTCCAGTACTCGCCGGTCGAGGGCGCGCCCGCTGAAGCGATGGACCTTGAACCCGTACCGGACGACGTCAAGCAGGACCGCTGGGACCGTTTCATGGCCCATCAGCAAGCCATCAGCGCGGCGCGCCTAGAACGCAAGATCGGACAAGAACTGGACGTGCTGATCGACGAGGTGGACGAGGACGGCGCCATCGGTCGCTCATGGGCCGACGCCCCTGAAATTGACGGCATGGTCTACATCGACAGCGAGCGTCCACTTCAGGCTGGCGAAAAGGTCCGCGTCCGCGTGACCAACGCCGACGAATATGACCTCTGGGCCGAAGTGATCTGA